From a region of the Geothrix sp. 21YS21S-2 genome:
- the rfbF gene encoding glucose-1-phosphate cytidylyltransferase has protein sequence MKAVILAGGMGTRISEETQIRPKPMIEIGGKPILWHIMKTYSAHGINDFIVCCGFKGYVIKEYFSNYFLHTSDVTFNMRDNKMEVHHQSAEPWRVTLVDTGEATMTGGRIKRIAPYLDEDFCLTYGDGVADVDIKALLAFHAEEKTLCTLTAVQPPGRFGALDLNGSRIAAFQEKPKGDSAWINGGFFVCSPKVLDLIEGDATIWERKPLEELSRQNQLSAFKHRGFWQPMDTLRDKILLEELWASGKAPWKVW, from the coding sequence ATGAAGGCGGTCATCCTTGCGGGCGGCATGGGCACCAGGATAAGTGAGGAAACCCAGATCAGGCCAAAACCCATGATCGAGATCGGGGGCAAGCCCATCCTCTGGCACATCATGAAGACCTATTCTGCCCACGGGATCAACGATTTCATCGTCTGCTGCGGCTTCAAGGGCTATGTGATCAAGGAATATTTTTCCAACTATTTCCTGCACACGTCCGACGTCACGTTCAACATGCGGGACAACAAGATGGAGGTGCACCACCAGTCCGCCGAGCCCTGGCGAGTGACTCTTGTGGATACCGGCGAGGCGACCATGACCGGCGGCCGGATCAAGCGGATCGCCCCGTACCTCGATGAGGACTTCTGCCTGACCTACGGGGACGGGGTCGCGGATGTGGACATCAAGGCCCTCTTGGCCTTTCACGCGGAAGAGAAGACCCTTTGCACGTTGACCGCAGTCCAGCCGCCGGGCCGCTTTGGGGCCTTGGACCTCAACGGCTCCCGCATCGCGGCATTCCAGGAAAAGCCCAAGGGAGACAGCGCCTGGATCAATGGCGGTTTCTTCGTCTGCTCGCCCAAGGTACTGGACCTCATCGAAGGGGACGCCACCATATGGGAGCGCAAGCCCTTGGAGGAACTGTCCCGCCAGAACCAGCTCTCCGCGTTCAAGCACCGAGGTTTCTGGCAACCGATGGATACCCTTCGTGACAAAATTCTCCTAGAGGAACTGTGGGCCTCAGGCAAGGCCCCATGGAAGGTGTGGTGA
- the rfbB gene encoding dTDP-glucose 4,6-dehydratase: MTETILITGGAGFIGSNLVHRWVRNHPGDRVVVLDKLTYASDRSQIEGLSGVDLIQGDITNLELVRHVIERNAVVRIFHLAAESHVDRSISGPAEFIRTNMVGTFSMLEAARQAWAGQKGCRFLHVSTDEVYGSLGEIGKFHETMAYAPNSPYSASKAGSDHLVRAYHHTYAMDVITTNCSNNYGPRQHPEKLIPLVIARMVANEPIPIYGDGQNIRDWLFVEDHCSALETAMLSGVAGETYCVGGENEQKNLDLIDILCDTVDLQLGRSQGTSRGLKTFVQDRAGHDRRYAIDSTKIQTELGWRPEHSFQDGLKATVAWYLRGQGHLEAYGETL; encoded by the coding sequence TTGACCGAGACCATCCTCATTACCGGCGGTGCTGGCTTCATCGGCAGCAACCTCGTCCATCGCTGGGTCCGGAACCACCCCGGCGACCGGGTCGTGGTTTTGGACAAGCTGACCTACGCTTCCGATCGTTCCCAGATCGAGGGCCTGTCCGGCGTGGACCTGATCCAGGGCGACATCACCAACCTGGAACTTGTCCGCCACGTGATCGAACGGAACGCCGTGGTCAGGATTTTCCATTTGGCAGCAGAAAGCCATGTGGATCGAAGCATTTCCGGCCCAGCCGAGTTCATCCGGACCAACATGGTTGGCACCTTCAGCATGCTGGAGGCGGCCCGACAGGCGTGGGCGGGGCAGAAGGGCTGCCGTTTCCTGCATGTAAGCACCGACGAAGTTTATGGTTCCCTTGGTGAGATAGGGAAATTCCACGAAACGATGGCCTATGCCCCGAACAGTCCGTACAGTGCCAGCAAGGCCGGCAGTGACCACCTGGTGCGCGCCTACCACCACACCTATGCTATGGACGTGATAACAACAAATTGTTCCAACAATTATGGCCCCAGACAGCACCCGGAAAAACTGATCCCCCTGGTTATTGCCCGGATGGTCGCCAACGAGCCGATCCCGATCTACGGTGATGGCCAGAACATCCGGGACTGGCTGTTCGTGGAGGACCACTGCTCGGCCCTGGAAACGGCGATGCTTTCCGGTGTGGCCGGGGAGACGTACTGTGTCGGTGGCGAGAACGAGCAGAAGAACCTCGATCTGATCGATATCCTTTGCGACACGGTGGACCTGCAGCTTGGCCGTTCCCAGGGCACCAGCCGCGGTTTGAAGACGTTCGTGCAGGACCGGGCCGGGCACGATCGCCGGTACGCAATTGATTCCACCAAGATCCAGACCGAACTGGGATGGAGGCCGGAGCATTCATTCCAGGACGGGCTCAAGGCTACGGTCGCCTGGTACCTTCGCGGCCAGGGGCATTTGGAAGCTTACGGAGAAACCCTATGA